In Spodoptera frugiperda isolate SF20-4 chromosome 4, AGI-APGP_CSIRO_Sfru_2.0, whole genome shotgun sequence, a single window of DNA contains:
- the LOC118272876 gene encoding pupal cuticle protein C1B-like yields the protein MFKYMIVLACMLVAAIADPKPGVLYSAAYTAPVAAAYTAPVVSAAYTAPLAYSAYTAPLAAYSAYPYASPYAAYYLRKRSSVMFCIETKLQSLWKIVKIACIIVLACMLVVAIADPKPGVLYSAAYTAPVAAAYTAPVVSAAYTAPLAYSAYTAPLAAYSAYPYAAYYLRKSRLPDLSLVDKTLVSMTFVFICMLAVAFADPKPGVLYSAAYTAPVAAAYTAPVVSAAYTAPLAYSAYTAPLAAYSAYPYASPYAAYYLRK from the exons ATGTTCAAATACATG ATCGTCCTCGCCTGCATGTTGGTGGCAGCTATCGCTGACCCCAAGCCTGGTGTGCTGTACAGCGCTGCGTACACAGCGCCGGTGGCTGCGGCGTACACCGCTCCCGTGGTGTCGGCCGCCTACACCGCGCCCCTCGCCTACTCCGCGTACACCGCACCCCTCGCTGCGTACTCCGCCTACCCCTACGCCTCACCCTACGCCGCTTACTACCTGCGCAA GCGTTCGTCCGTTATGTTCTGCATAGAGACGAAACTACAAAGCTTATGGAAGATTGTTAAGATTGCTTGTAtt ATCGTCCTCGCCTGCATGTTGGTGGTAGCCATCGCTGACCCCAAGCCTGGTGTGCTGTACAGCGCTGCGTACACAGCGCCGGTGGCTGCGGCGTACACCGCTCCCGTAGTGTCGGCCGCCTACACCGCGCCCCTCGCCTACTCCGCGTACACCGCACCCCTCGCTGCGTACTCCGCCTACCCCTACGCCGCTTACTACCTGCGCAA GTCAAGGCTTCCCGACCTTAGTTTAGTGGACAAAACCTTGGTTTCCATGACT TTCGTATTCATCTGCATGTTGGCGGTGGCTTTTGCCGACCCCAAGCCTGGTGTGCTGTACAGCGCTGCGTACACAGCGCCGGTGGCTGCGGCGTACACCGCTCCCGTGGTGTCGGCCGCCTACACCGCGCCCCTCGCCTACTCCGCGTACACCGCACCCCTTGCTGCGTACTCCGCCTACCCCTACGCCTCACCCTACGCCGCGTACTACCTGCGCAAGTGA
- the LOC118272785 gene encoding pupal cuticle protein C1B, giving the protein MFKSIIVFACMLVAAIADPKPGVLYSAAYTAPVAAAYTAPVVSAAYTAPLAYSAYTAPLAAYSAYPYASPYAAYYLRK; this is encoded by the exons ATGTTCAAGTCAATC ATCGTCTTCGCCTGCATGTTGGTGGCAGCTATCGCTGACCCCAAGCCTGGTGTGCTGTACAGCGCTGCGTACACAGCGCCGGTGGCTGCGGCGTACACCGCTCCCGTGGTGTCGGCCGCCTACACCGCGCCTCTCGCCTACTCCGCGTACACCGCACCCCTCGCCGCGTACTCCGCCTACCCTTACGCCTCACCCTATGCCGCTTACTACCTGCGCAAATAA
- the LOC118272877 gene encoding pupal cuticle protein C1B → MFKSIIVFACMLVAAIADPKPGVLYSAAYTAPVAAAYTAPVVSAAYTAPLAYSAYTAPLAAYSAYPYASPYAAYYLRK, encoded by the exons ATGTTCAAGTCAATC ATCGTCTTCGCCTGCATGTTGGTGGCAGCTATCGCTGACCCCAAGCCTGGTGTGCTGTACAGCGCTGCGTACACAGCGCCGGTGGCTGCGGCGTACACCGCTCCCGTGGTGTCGGCCGCCTACACCGCGCCCCTCGCCTACTCCGCGTACACCGCACCCCTCGCCGCGTACTCCGCCTACCCCTACGCCTCACCCTACGCCGCGTACTACCTGCGCAAGTGA